A single region of the Erythrobacter sp. HL-111 genome encodes:
- a CDS encoding YdbL family protein translates to MRNAVFAAAAGAALAVGFAAPAMAQRDPAYAAARAGGMVGEGRDGYLGIVGQPTPELQRLVDDINIKRRAVYARRAQQNNATIEEYAFTAGCQAIAQTAPGEMYEAPDGTWKTRTSAPPERDPRCP, encoded by the coding sequence GTGCGAAACGCGGTGTTCGCGGCGGCTGCGGGCGCGGCGCTGGCAGTGGGGTTCGCCGCCCCCGCGATGGCCCAGCGCGACCCGGCCTATGCCGCCGCGCGCGCGGGCGGCATGGTGGGCGAGGGCAGGGACGGCTATCTCGGCATCGTCGGCCAGCCGACCCCCGAACTCCAGCGCCTGGTCGACGACATCAACATCAAGCGCCGCGCGGTCTACGCCCGCCGGGCGCAGCAGAACAACGCGACGATCGAGGAATACGCCTTCACCGCCGGCTGCCAGGCGATCGCGCAGACCGCACCGGGGGAAATGTACGAAGCGCCCGACGGCACGTGGAAGACCCGCACCAGCGCTCCGCCCGAACGCGATCCGAGATGCCCCTGA
- a CDS encoding YnbE family lipoprotein has protein sequence MAGRWKRTAAGVFALGAFAPLGGCINVNAPDEPIVIELNINIRQEVIYRLAEDAANTIEENADIF, from the coding sequence ATGGCGGGGCGATGGAAGAGGACGGCGGCGGGCGTGTTCGCGCTCGGCGCTTTCGCGCCGCTCGGCGGGTGCATCAACGTCAACGCGCCCGACGAGCCGATCGTGATCGAGCTCAACATCAACATCCGGCAGGAAGTGATCTACCGGCTGGCCGAGGACGCGGCCAATACGATCGAGGAGAACGCGGACATCTTCTGA